The genomic interval GAAGAAAGGGGGATGAAAATGTCCCCAAAGTCGCTCCTCCCTTAAAAAGGGGGGATGCCGCAGGCAGGGGGGATCATATACTATCGAAAAAAAATATCAATTCTGATTTAAAAAGGTTTCTGTGCTTATCAAACTGGATAACCGGATTCTTTTATATTGATACCGAAACAGGTTCGGCATGACCCTCATCCCGAACTCGTTTCAGAATTTGTTTGCTTAAAAGTGTCAAATATTCACATTGTTATATACAGTTGTCAAATTACCTGTACTTTATCTCTTAGTGTCTTTGTGGTTTATTCCATTTTACCCGTAACCGTTCAATTGATATGACAAAAAAGCAGAAACTAATCAGTCTCATCGCAGGTACCGCCCAGCCCGATTCCGTCCTCTTCCATCCGATCCTCATGCATTTTGCTGCGCGGTTTCACGGGACGACATATTCACGGTTCGCTGCGGATTACCGTGAGCTTGTCGAATCGAACATTGCCTGCCTCGAATACTTCGACCATGATGCGGTGAGCGTGATATCGGACCCGTACCGGGAGACTTCGGCGTTCGGCGCACAGGTGACATATCCCGAGGATTCGGTGCCCCTCTGCACCCGCAGGATCGTGACAACCATGGACGATGTAAAAGCGCTCGGGAATCCCGATGTCTTCAAGTCTGAGCGGACACTCGACCGTATCAGGGGCGTGGCGTATTACCGTGAAAGGCTCGGCGACGATATCCCCGTCATCGGCTGGATCGAGGGCCCGCTGGCGGAGGCATGCGACCTCACCGGCGACAGCAGGATTCTTCTGAACACGCTTCTCGAACCTGATTTTGTCCGTCTGCTCATGGACAAGTGCCTCGTGACCGCAAAGGATTTCGCGCGGGCGCAGATCGAGGCCGGAGCCGATGTCATGGGCGTCGGCGATGCTATCTGCTCCCAGATTTCACCCTCCATGTACGAAGAGCTCGTGCTTCCGCTCCACAGGGAATTGTTCGGGTACATTCATTCCCTCGGCGCACACGTGAAGCTCCATATCTGCGGTAACATCACCAATCACCTGCAGAAGCTCAGGGAAGCGGGCGCCGATATCATCGACATCGACTGGATGGTCGATTTCGGCACGGCGCATGACATGCTCGGCGATTCTGCCGTGGTCTGCGGAAACCTCGATCCCGTCTCGATAATCCAGAACAGAACAGCTCCCGAGGTGTTCGAACGGTCGCGCGGGCTCATCGCGGACGAAGAAGGGAAGAAGTTCATC from bacterium carries:
- a CDS encoding uroporphyrinogen decarboxylase family protein, with the translated sequence MTKKQKLISLIAGTAQPDSVLFHPILMHFAARFHGTTYSRFAADYRELVESNIACLEYFDHDAVSVISDPYRETSAFGAQVTYPEDSVPLCTRRIVTTMDDVKALGNPDVFKSERTLDRIRGVAYYRERLGDDIPVIGWIEGPLAEACDLTGDSRILLNTLLEPDFVRLLMDKCLVTAKDFARAQIEAGADVMGVGDAICSQISPSMYEELVLPLHRELFGYIHSLGAHVKLHICGNITNHLQKLREAGADIIDIDWMVDFGTAHDMLGDSAVVCGNLDPVSIIQNRTAPEVFERSRGLIADEEGKKFILSGGCEITVGTPVENLTAMRQASR